One genomic segment of Panicum virgatum strain AP13 chromosome 2N, P.virgatum_v5, whole genome shotgun sequence includes these proteins:
- the LOC120660952 gene encoding E3 ubiquitin-protein ligase ATL6-like translates to MGTILPPSNGRFHPLFLLVLAVADFTVVQGQPTQNGEMPYASFSPSMAIVIVVLIVAFFFLGFFSIYVRHCYGNGQSGSSASPLPNGVAARSRRQRGLDAAVLETFPTMAYADVKAHKAGKGALECAVCLSEFDDDETLRLLPKCSHVFHPDCIDTWLASHVTCPVCRANLVPDPNAPADDAPAEQQPAPPPAQELPSPTSAPAAAAVVIDVEETEEQRIIREEADELMRIGSVKRALRSKSGRAPAPFPRSHSTGHSLAAPAPGTGAGDERFTLRLPDHVLRDLAAAGKLQRTRSLVAFRASRGGSTRHGAGVRAGEGSSRGGGRSIRLGQSERWPSFLARTFSARLPAWGSRSTRRGAEADGSSKGGRAAGAAGAGAKSVEFDDQACLAGQRV, encoded by the coding sequence ATGGGAACGATACTCCCGCCAAGCAATGGCCGCTTCCATCCCCTCTTCCTTCTCGTGCTCGCCGTCGCTGATTTCACGGTGGTGCAGGGGCAGCCGACACAGAACGGCGAGATGCCCTACGCCAGCTTCAGCCCGTCCATGGCCATAGTCATCGTCGTGCTCATcgtggccttcttcttcctcggcttCTTCTCCATCTACGTCCGCCACTGCTATGGCAACGGCCAGAGCGGCTCCTCCGCGAGCCCGTTACCCAACGGCGTCGCCGCGCGCTCGCGGCGCCAGCGCGGGCTCGACGCGGCGGTGCTCGAGACCTTCCCCACCATGGCGTACGCCGACGTGAAGGCGCACAAGGCCGGCAAGGGCGCGCTCGAGTGCGCGGTGTGCCTCAGCGAGTTCGACGACGACGAGACGCTGCGCCTGCTGCCCAAGTGCTCCCACGTCTTCCACCCGGACTGCATCGACACCTGGCTCGCCTCGCACGTCACCTGCCCCGTCTGCCGCGCCAACCTCGTCCCGGACCCCAACGCCCCGGCCGACGACGCGCCCGCGGAGCAGCAgccggctcctcctcccgcgcAAGAGCTGCCGTCGCCCACGTccgcgccggctgcggcggcggtggtcatTGACGTGGAGGAGACGGAGGAGCAGAGGATCATCAGGGAGGAGGCCGACGAGCTGATGCGCATCGGCAGCGTCAAGCGCGCGCTGCGCTCCAAGTCcggccgcgcgcccgcgccgttCCCGCGCTCGCACTCGACGGGGCACTCGCtcgcggcgcccgcgcccggcaccggcgccggcgacgagcggttCACGCTGCGGCTGCCCGACCACGTGCTCCGGGACCTCGCCGCGGCGGGGAAGCTGCAGCGCACCAGGAGCCTCGTCGCGTTCCGCGCCAGCCGCGGGGGCAGCACGCGGCACGGCGCCGGCGTCAGGGCCGGCGAAggcagcagccgcggcggcgggaggagcaTCCGGCTGGGCCAGTCCGAGCGGTGGCCGTCGTTCCTGGCGCGGACGTTCTCCGCGCGGCTCCCCGCGTGGGGTTCGCGGTCGACGCGGAGGGGCGCCGAGGCCGACGGGTCCAGCAAGGGCGgcagggcggccggcgccgccggcgcaggcgcGAAGTCAGTGGAATTCGACGACCAGGCGTGCTTGGCTGGGCAACGTGTTTGA